The Fervidobacterium pennivorans DNA segment TGCTCTGTGTGTAACCTTGTGTGCAATCCCCATTTCCATTGCCAATGTCTCCAGCTTTTTCCCCCTGCCGTAGACCGTTTTTGAAATCTCCAGGGTATCTATGTAATATACATCTAATGGTAACTGTCCGACTTCTTTTGCAGCATAATCAAGAAAAGTCAAATCAAAACGTGCGTTATGGAAGACTAGCACAGTATCTCTGGAATACTTTCTAACAACGGCCAGTATATCCTCTAACCCAGGAGCACTTTGTATGTCCTTTATTGAAATTTTGTGTACACTCTGTGCGTAAGTTTGTATACCGACTTTTGGATTGACCAAAGATGTGTAAATCCAATCTTTAACTATTTTTCCCTTGTATATTGGCACAATTGCAATTTCGATAATACGGTCTCCACCAGACGGGTCTATTCCCGTCGTTTCTATATCAACAGCGCAATACACGTTGTCATCCCATGCCACGACTCGGTTCTCCTTTTCATTTTAGTTCATTTTAATCTTTCCACTACTACTGTTGCAGCATTTCTTTTATGTAATTAACTCTTCTCCTCCGCCTCTTGCGATTACAATTTCTCCCGCTTCTTCAAGTCTTCTTATAATATTAATTATCTTTTGCTGAGCTTCCTCAACGTCTTTTACGCGAACAGGTCCCATGAACTCAATTTCATCTTTTAGTAACTGCTGGGCGCGTTTCGACATATTGTTGAATATCTTTTGTTTTAGTTCTTCTGATGCACCTTTAAGAGCTACAGCAAGGTCTTGAGTGTTAACCTCCCTGAGAACAAGTTGTACAGACCTGTCGTCGAGTTTAAGAATATCTTCAAAGACAAACATCCTTCTTCTGATTTCTTCGGCAAGTTCTGGTGATTCATATGTGAGTCTTTCCATAATGTTCTTTTCGGTTGACCTATCAAGGTTATTCATAATCTCAGCTGCTGTGTCCAATCCGCCAACAGCACTAAGTGTTTGAGTCGCGACACCTGCAAATTTCTTTTCAAGCAACTTTTCAACTTCTTTGACAACGTCAGGAGACGCGCGTTCCAAAAGAGATATTCGCTTGATAACCTCTATTTGTAAATTCTCAGGGAGAGCACCTAAAACTTGTGCAGCGATGCGAGGTTCAAGAAAGCTGAGAACCAATGCAATAGTCTGTGGATGCTCAGATTGCAGGAAGTTAACAATTTGCACAACATCTGCATTACGCATAAACTCAAATGGCTTCACAGATAGGTTCGAAACAAGTCTTTCAATAATCTGCATTGCCTTTTCTGGTCCGAAAGCT contains these protein-coding regions:
- a CDS encoding 3'-5' exonuclease; this translates as MAWDDNVYCAVDIETTGIDPSGGDRIIEIAIVPIYKGKIVKDWIYTSLVNPKVGIQTYAQSVHKISIKDIQSAPGLEDILAVVRKYSRDTVLVFHNARFDLTFLDYAAKEVGQLPLDVYYIDTLEISKTVYGRGKKLETLAMEMGIAHKVTHRAYDDALVTANVFIKFFDMFGWERIHEFLRRWMGREY
- the fliG gene encoding flagellar motor switch protein FliG, whose product is MAGKLTGRRKAAILLVTMGPEKAARVLKNLEESEVEMLTIEIANLGKVTNEERKAVLEEFQNLTKAREMIISGGIEYAKEMLIKAFGPEKAMQIIERLVSNLSVKPFEFMRNADVVQIVNFLQSEHPQTIALVLSFLEPRIAAQVLGALPENLQIEVIKRISLLERASPDVVKEVEKLLEKKFAGVATQTLSAVGGLDTAAEIMNNLDRSTEKNIMERLTYESPELAEEIRRRMFVFEDILKLDDRSVQLVLREVNTQDLAVALKGASEELKQKIFNNMSKRAQQLLKDEIEFMGPVRVKDVEEAQQKIINIIRRLEEAGEIVIARGGGEELIT